A portion of the Acidisoma sp. PAMC 29798 genome contains these proteins:
- a CDS encoding ABC transporter ATP-binding protein, whose translation MTTAPMLHAASVTKTFRVGSRFRAGGVQTVQALTNVSLDVYPGETVGLVGESGCGKSTLGRCLLRLYDIDDGRIAFQGRDITRLSQRDLRPLRAEMQMVFQDPYASLNPRRRVGDLIADPLRVHGKRSEADVQGRLRELMELVNLSADFLTRFPHEFSGGQRQRIGIARAIAMSPSLIVADEPVSALDVSVQAQIVNLFMDLQQKLGLTYVFIAHDLSVVRQIANRTAVMYLGGIVELGETDRVLHHPAHPYTAALISAVPEPDPHGNIRARTILRGEPPSPTNPPSGCRFHTRCPIAQERCAAEVPLLRPYGDQRRVACHFPLDGPIEGMTAGGA comes from the coding sequence ATGACCACCGCACCGATGCTGCACGCGGCCAGCGTGACCAAAACCTTCCGTGTCGGCAGCCGGTTTCGCGCCGGCGGCGTGCAGACCGTTCAAGCCCTGACGAATGTGTCGCTCGATGTCTATCCGGGGGAGACGGTCGGCCTTGTCGGCGAATCCGGTTGCGGCAAATCGACTCTCGGCCGATGCCTGCTGCGTCTTTATGATATCGATGATGGCCGCATCGCCTTCCAGGGGCGCGACATCACCCGGCTGAGCCAACGCGACCTGCGACCTTTGCGCGCCGAGATGCAGATGGTCTTCCAAGACCCTTATGCCTCGCTCAATCCGCGCCGTCGCGTGGGGGACCTGATCGCCGACCCGCTGCGCGTTCACGGCAAGCGCAGCGAGGCCGATGTCCAGGGCCGATTGCGCGAACTCATGGAGTTGGTGAACCTGTCTGCCGATTTCTTGACGCGCTTTCCGCATGAGTTTTCGGGTGGGCAGCGCCAGCGGATCGGTATCGCGCGGGCCATTGCCATGTCACCCAGCCTGATCGTGGCGGATGAGCCGGTTTCTGCCTTGGACGTTTCGGTCCAGGCCCAGATCGTGAATCTGTTCATGGATTTGCAGCAGAAGCTCGGTCTTACCTATGTCTTCATCGCCCATGACCTCAGCGTGGTGCGCCAGATCGCGAACCGCACCGCCGTCATGTATCTCGGTGGCATCGTCGAACTGGGTGAGACGGATCGGGTGCTTCATCATCCGGCGCATCCTTATACGGCGGCGCTGATCTCGGCGGTGCCGGAGCCCGATCCGCATGGCAATATTCGCGCGCGGACAATTTTGCGCGGGGAACCGCCGAGCCCGACCAATCCACCGTCCGGTTGCCGCTTCCATACGCGCTGCCCCATCGCGCAGGAGCGTTGTGCGGCAGAAGTGCCGTTGTTGCGGCCGTACGGTGACCAGCGGCGCGTCGCCTGCCACTTCCCGCTCGACGGCCCGATCGAAGGCATGACGGCCGGCGGTGCCTGA
- a CDS encoding heme-dependent oxidative N-demethylase family protein produces the protein MPEASLPPPALHLPYEAGPFRMTLGITAIPERDWIEADSTTPGQITERCRLLAERRAEVLADVPGAEDASAELQAMLAAHLTAFRPGWAAPHWDAAAHPLAVICPWVAEDFCLLKSGPEGPVLIAAILCFPSRWRLSDKIGRPMMAIHKPVPTYGETLGRPVDRFMGALKPGKLAVRYNWSVHEDPTLFQPTGHGRGDLDYSIAPDNAGDTLWLRVERQTFRVLPASGVVAFGIRTHVTPLAEVVAVPGEAARLATAVRGIPAELERYKSLMPYRAALLAYLDAQSDGADPL, from the coding sequence GTGCCTGAGGCGTCCCTCCCGCCGCCGGCGCTGCACCTGCCCTATGAGGCGGGGCCGTTCAGGATGACCTTGGGCATCACCGCCATTCCCGAGCGCGACTGGATCGAGGCCGACAGCACCACGCCGGGGCAGATTACGGAACGGTGTCGTCTGCTCGCCGAGCGTCGGGCGGAGGTCTTGGCCGATGTGCCCGGCGCCGAGGATGCCTCCGCCGAACTACAAGCGATGCTGGCGGCCCATCTCACTGCCTTTCGTCCCGGCTGGGCGGCACCGCATTGGGACGCTGCCGCGCATCCGCTGGCCGTCATCTGCCCCTGGGTTGCCGAGGATTTCTGTCTCCTCAAATCGGGACCCGAGGGTCCGGTGTTGATCGCCGCCATCCTGTGCTTTCCGAGCCGGTGGCGCCTCTCCGACAAGATCGGCCGTCCGATGATGGCGATCCACAAGCCGGTGCCGACCTATGGGGAGACGCTGGGCCGCCCGGTGGATCGCTTCATGGGCGCGTTGAAGCCCGGCAAGCTGGCGGTGCGCTACAATTGGTCGGTCCATGAGGACCCGACGTTGTTTCAGCCGACCGGCCATGGTCGCGGCGATCTAGACTACTCCATCGCGCCGGACAATGCCGGTGACACGTTGTGGCTGCGGGTCGAGCGCCAGACCTTCCGGGTGCTGCCCGCGAGCGGTGTCGTCGCTTTCGGTATTCGTACCCATGTGACGCCGCTGGCCGAGGTGGTTGCCGTTCCGGGTGAGGCCGCGCGCCTCGCCACCGCCGTGCGGGGGATCCCAGCAGAGCTGGAACGCTACAAGAGCCTCATGCCCTATCGCGCGGCTCTGCTTGCCTATCTCGACGCACAGTCGGATGGTGCGGACCCGCTTTGA
- a CDS encoding putative quinol monooxygenase: MIHIVAILTAQPGQREALLTRFKAAVPAVQAEDGCLDYAPVIDLDSSPLKFGEDCVVVIEKWRDQAALDAHGKGAALQSFVADTKDVLAKLDVYLLQNA; the protein is encoded by the coding sequence ATGATCCATATCGTCGCTATTCTGACGGCGCAGCCGGGCCAGCGCGAAGCCCTGCTGACTCGCTTCAAGGCCGCCGTGCCGGCGGTACAGGCAGAGGACGGCTGCCTGGACTATGCGCCGGTGATCGATCTCGACTCATCGCCGCTGAAATTCGGTGAGGACTGCGTCGTCGTCATCGAAAAGTGGCGCGATCAGGCCGCGTTGGATGCTCATGGCAAGGGCGCGGCTCTGCAGTCTTTCGTGGCGGACACCAAGGATGTGCTGGCAAAGCTCGACGTCTATCTGTTGCAAAACGCCTGA
- a CDS encoding CinA family protein — MFPQDMLDEAAALLAAARARGWRITTAESCTGGLIAGLLTALAGSSDVVDGGAVTYSNAAKTRVLGVPAETITTHGAVSQPVARAMAAGARQTAEVDLAVAVTGVAGPGGGTATKPVGLVWFGVASPEGVIAESMIFPGDRTAVRMATVRHAVALLRKAIMQQTRYA; from the coding sequence ATGTTTCCGCAGGATATGCTCGATGAGGCGGCGGCCCTGCTGGCGGCGGCCCGCGCACGCGGCTGGCGCATCACCACCGCCGAAAGCTGCACCGGCGGGCTGATCGCCGGGCTGCTCACCGCCCTCGCCGGCTCCTCCGACGTCGTGGACGGTGGCGCGGTCACCTATTCCAACGCCGCCAAGACGCGGGTGCTGGGCGTGCCGGCTGAGACGATCACCACGCATGGCGCCGTGAGCCAGCCGGTCGCCCGCGCCATGGCAGCCGGTGCACGACAGACGGCCGAGGTGGATCTCGCGGTCGCGGTCACCGGCGTCGCGGGTCCGGGCGGCGGCACGGCGACCAAGCCGGTGGGTCTGGTCTGGTTCGGTGTCGCGTCACCGGAGGGTGTGATTGCCGAGTCGATGATCTTTCCCGGCGACCGCACGGCCGTGCGCATGGCGACAGTGCGCCACGCTGTGGCGCTGCTGCGGAAGGCCATCATGCAGCAGACCCGCTACGCATGA
- a CDS encoding phosphatidylglycerophosphatase A family protein, with protein sequence MAALTAPGRWIASAGGVGYFPWAPGTAGSAVALVLGIGILHYAGHGVLALASLIAALGGIWAIRAAKAADDPGWVVIDEVAGQWITLLGLGHVSLGGAVAAFALFRLLDISKPGPIGWADRQNTPFGIMADDVLAGLTGGVILWALLLWRPMLLG encoded by the coding sequence GTGGCTGCATTGACCGCCCCGGGACGCTGGATCGCGAGCGCGGGCGGCGTCGGCTATTTCCCCTGGGCGCCCGGCACCGCCGGCTCGGCCGTCGCCCTGGTTCTCGGCATCGGCATCCTGCACTACGCCGGACACGGCGTGCTGGCATTGGCGTCGCTGATCGCGGCGCTCGGGGGCATCTGGGCGATCCGCGCGGCGAAGGCGGCGGACGATCCCGGCTGGGTGGTGATCGACGAAGTGGCCGGCCAGTGGATCACGCTCTTGGGGCTCGGTCATGTCAGCCTCGGCGGCGCGGTCGCGGCCTTCGCGCTGTTCCGACTGCTCGATATCAGCAAACCCGGCCCTATCGGCTGGGCGGACCGCCAGAACACGCCCTTTGGGATCATGGCGGATGACGTGCTGGCCGGTCTCACCGGCGGCGTGATCCTGTGGGCACTGCTGCTGTGGCGCCCGATGCTGCTCGGTTGA
- a CDS encoding lytic transglycosylase domain-containing protein, translating to MTRLLVALICASVLGLRVAEAQVSTPMDAVAAYNWDQANSMAAQYADPVAAKVVTYYRLLTRDAASTTDIDAFMRTSPDWPQQALLETRWEQALTEEPDQATALAQCQTRWPMGAPALLRCAAVFTAANDTKDATEAARRAWTGTGITDPGQITAFLDQWATVLQPADEWARFAALARQSSPAAAAEIPRLAAADQPSAVVWVALNAGQPDAAAMITALPQPRQQDPGLFLAAARYLRKYSTDPDALAFWMSNGNAALAAGQTAQQHALWTEAARLTRGLITDGDAAHAYILAELIKPPAPADRGDEEFLAGFIALRLLHDPGKAIGHFQALASLSSAVITQSRAHYWLGRTLAAQGSTMQAAGEYTKAAAWPTTFYGQLAALALGETPAALNARILATPAPGWTTDQALDFAGREVARASAFLVAWGEPRRAYNFLMDLGPIAPDAPDMAMAGQLALGFQVTPAAVGIARYAGLHGQMLLAAGWPIPFQPPTSSPIEAAVTLALIRQESSFDVAAVSPVGALGLMQLMPATARLVAQKQGLSVSQGQLTSDPDANMALGTAYFASVLQHFDDCLPLAVAAYNAGPNRVDQWLQQNGDFRTPATAAAAPDVLDWIELIPFDETRNYVERVTEGVEIYRAKEGVTLAHPLQPWLH from the coding sequence GTGACGAGACTTCTGGTGGCTCTGATCTGCGCGTCCGTCCTCGGCCTTCGTGTCGCCGAGGCCCAGGTCTCCACCCCCATGGACGCGGTCGCGGCCTATAATTGGGACCAGGCGAATAGCATGGCCGCGCAATATGCCGATCCCGTCGCGGCCAAGGTCGTGACCTACTACCGCCTGCTGACGCGCGACGCCGCCAGCACCACCGACATTGATGCCTTCATGCGCACGAGCCCGGACTGGCCGCAGCAAGCCCTGCTCGAAACCCGTTGGGAACAGGCTTTGACCGAGGAGCCCGACCAGGCGACGGCCCTCGCCCAATGTCAGACTCGGTGGCCGATGGGCGCGCCAGCGCTGCTTCGCTGCGCCGCCGTTTTCACGGCCGCCAATGACACCAAGGATGCGACCGAAGCCGCCCGCCGCGCCTGGACCGGCACGGGCATCACCGACCCCGGCCAGATCACCGCTTTCCTTGACCAATGGGCGACTGTCCTGCAGCCGGCCGACGAATGGGCGCGGTTCGCGGCACTTGCCCGCCAAAGCTCCCCGGCCGCCGCCGCCGAGATCCCACGCCTGGCCGCCGCCGACCAACCCTCGGCCGTGGTCTGGGTCGCCCTCAATGCCGGCCAGCCCGATGCCGCCGCCATGATCACGGCGCTGCCGCAGCCGCGCCAGCAGGATCCGGGCCTGTTCCTGGCCGCCGCCCGCTATTTGCGGAAATATTCCACCGATCCCGACGCCCTCGCCTTCTGGATGAGCAACGGCAATGCCGCCCTGGCCGCCGGCCAGACGGCGCAGCAGCATGCGCTCTGGACCGAAGCTGCACGGCTAACGCGCGGCCTGATCACCGACGGCGATGCCGCCCACGCCTATATCCTCGCCGAATTGATCAAGCCGCCTGCGCCGGCCGATCGCGGCGACGAGGAATTCTTGGCAGGTTTCATCGCCCTGCGTCTGCTGCATGATCCCGGCAAGGCGATCGGCCATTTCCAGGCCCTCGCCAGCCTATCCTCTGCCGTCATCACCCAGTCCCGGGCGCATTACTGGCTCGGCCGCACGCTCGCGGCCCAGGGCAGCACGATGCAGGCGGCAGGTGAATACACGAAGGCCGCCGCTTGGCCGACGACCTTCTACGGCCAACTCGCGGCCCTGGCCTTGGGGGAGACCCCAGCGGCGCTCAATGCGCGCATCCTCGCGACGCCGGCACCCGGCTGGACCACCGACCAGGCGCTCGATTTCGCGGGGCGGGAAGTGGCCCGGGCCAGCGCCTTCCTCGTCGCCTGGGGCGAGCCGCGCCGCGCCTATAACTTCCTGATGGATCTGGGCCCCATCGCGCCGGACGCGCCCGATATGGCCATGGCCGGGCAGCTTGCCCTCGGCTTCCAGGTCACGCCCGCCGCCGTGGGCATCGCGCGCTATGCCGGGTTGCACGGGCAGATGCTGCTCGCGGCCGGCTGGCCGATCCCCTTCCAGCCGCCGACATCCTCGCCGATCGAGGCGGCGGTGACGCTCGCTTTGATCCGGCAGGAGAGCAGCTTCGACGTCGCGGCCGTGAGCCCGGTCGGCGCCCTCGGCCTGATGCAGTTGATGCCGGCGACGGCGCGGCTGGTGGCGCAGAAACAGGGACTTTCGGTGTCGCAGGGGCAACTCACCAGCGACCCGGATGCGAATATGGCCCTCGGCACCGCCTATTTCGCGAGCGTCCTTCAGCATTTCGACGATTGCCTGCCGCTCGCCGTGGCCGCCTATAATGCCGGACCCAATCGGGTCGACCAATGGTTGCAGCAGAATGGCGATTTCCGCACCCCAGCCACGGCTGCCGCAGCGCCGGATGTGCTGGACTGGATCGAACTGATCCCCTTCGACGAGACGCGCAACTACGTTGAGCGCGTAACCGAAGGCGTGGAGATTTATCGCGCCAAAGAGGGCGTGACGCTGGCGCATCCTCTGCAGCCGTGGCTGCATTGA